Proteins from a genomic interval of Musa acuminata AAA Group cultivar baxijiao chromosome BXJ1-9, Cavendish_Baxijiao_AAA, whole genome shotgun sequence:
- the LOC103996580 gene encoding uncharacterized protein LOC103996580: protein MALPGLTLRSLFPSFQHHPTTAAATNGASLSPSPSLPSPSHLQPSIRFKPKSNFCSAGRLRSSSSAVPAALAQSTKPIKLTYLEGNSWLWDLGGVNILVDPILVGNLDFGQPWLFDGAKKILKNFKLQDLPDLDCLLITQSLDDHCHVKTLTPLSKMLPGLPVISTPNAEAILSKLFKNVTYLEPGQSIDVEVKDRGMVNVCATAGPILGPPWQRPENGYIVESGQSHLTVYYEPHCVYNHSFLQNYQADIVITPVIKQMLPAFTLVSGQEDAVQLAKLLKAKYIVPMKNGDLDTKGIITSILYDVGTTESFKELLSRELPNVRVLEPTPGIPLEIPVASVVS from the exons ATGGCGCTCCCCGGCCTGACCCTCCGCTCCTTGTTTCCCTCCTTCCAACATCACCCCACCACGGCCGCCGCCACCAACGGAGCTTCCCTCTCCCCTTCTCCATCTCTTCCATCCCCTTCCCATCTCCAACCGTCCATCCGTTTCAAGCCAAAAAGTAATTTCTGTTCCGCTGGAAGACTCAGGTCGTCCTCTTCAGCAGTCCCTGCCGCGCTCGCACAAAGTACCAAACCCATCAAACTCACGTATCTGgag GGCAACAGCTGGTTGTGGGATTTGGGCGGGGTCAACATCTTGGTGGACCCGATTCTCGTGGGCAACTTGGACTTCGGTCAACCTTGGCTTTTTGATGGAGCTAAGAAGATCCTGAAGAACTTTAAG CTGCAGGACCTTCCCGACCTTGATTGCTTGCTGATCACGCAGAGCCTGGACGACCACTGCCATGTCAAGACCCTGACACCCCTCTCGAAGATGCTTCCTGGCTTGCCCGTCATCTCCACTCCTAATGCAGAGGCCATCCTAAGCAAGCTATTTAAGAAT gTTACATATTTAGAACCTGGTCAAAGCATTGATGTGGAAGTGAAAGATAGAGGTATGGTCAATGTCTGTGCAACTGCAGGTCCAATATTAGGGCCTCCTTGGCAGAGACCGGAAAACGG GTACATAGTTGAATCTGGCCAAAGTCATTTAACTGTATACTATGAGCCGCACTGTGTATACAACCATTCCTTTCTACAAAATTACCAGGCTGATATAGTCATCACACCAGTCATCAAACAAATGCTTCCTGCTTTCACTTTGGTCTCAGGACAAGAAGATGCAGTGCAGCTTGCTAAGTTGTTGAAAGCCAA GTACATTGTTCCAATGAAAAATGGTGATCTGGATACTAAAGGAATTATCACAAGTATACTCTATGATGTGGGTACAACAGAATCTTTCAAG GAATTGCTGTCAAGGGAGCTACCAAATGTCCGAGTGTTGGAGCCTACCCCCGGTATCCCTCTGGAGATACCTGTGGCTTCGGTTGTCTCATAG